TATTGGTCGAACAGGAAGGCCTTAATCATCTAGACTAAGAATCAGTAGCACTTATCTCAGAACTATCATTCATTCTCATCTGAGATAATTTGTTGCCCTTCAGCTTAATTATAAAGCATCAAAGGCAGCTCTTGGAGTTTGCTCAGATAAAATCAGtctgaaatagaaaagaagcTCTTGCAAGAGGTTACAGTCGTCATCTCTTTCCAGGAAAAAACACAAGAGATTGAAGCCCAGGCTGACTCATTCCTTTAAAACTGCAGTTTCAATCTCATATATGTTTTATGGCCTTTTTCTGAATCACTTCAGATCATAGGAAGGAGAGATGATGAAGAATTACTATAGGAAGCTGAAAGTGTGTAGTATTATTATACACAATAAGAAGCAGCTACCTCACAACACAGGACACTTcaacagaaaaataaaaggaacatTTTTACCTACAACAGCAGCATGTTGAATATTAATTATCTCTATGGTTCAAGACTAGTCCTCAAGAACATGATGCCGCTCAAGCTCGGTTAGAATTTCAGTCAAAGGGGTACTACTGCCATTGCCTTCAGTTTCGCCCCTGCACTGCAACAACTGCTCATGGAGAGTCCGGACAAGCTCATTAAGTTTCTGAATATTCTTTTCCTGGGATAGGATAATCTGCGGAAGAGCGAGCACCCATAGGTTAACAAGATTATCTGAATCATGACAGAGTTATTAACAAAGCCAAACTTTCACGAGAATAAAAATCCTACAGGCCAAGAAATGCAACTTTAACACACCAGAAGAAAACTATGCACAGAGCCCAGACAATTCCAAGGTGCTCCAAGGATCTTTCTTTGCCCCTCCACAGTAACCAGGTAGGAGCATACAACAAACAAATAGCCAAAATGTAGCAAAAGAAATTGCATATACGAAAGGCGAACCTTTTCTTTCACAGCTTCCTCCCTCTTAGAAACATGTTGCTCTTTCTGAGAAGCATTTGGACCTTGTTCAACTTCATTACCGAATTGTTGCTTCCACTCAAACTGTGAAGTGAACACGATCAACAAGAGCAGAAAAACAAGCACCCACGGTCTCGACATTGCTAAGCAGCAGCTCCTCTTATGACCTGTTACTCATCACGTCCTACAGGAGCAACAGAGACACCATCCTCAAGAACATAAAAACAACGAGAAAACTCTAATCTTCAAGCTGAATTGAAGCCGCCTGCATCTATTCTGACCCGTTTACTTCATATTCCTACCAACTACTACCCTCAAAAGAACACATAATGAAATCAAAGCACCCAAATATCGTCCATCACTAGTCCTGAAGCTAAATGTAAGCCATATGCATCTAATTCAAAGTCGATCCGAAGATTATAGTGGCCAATGCAGCTTTCATGAGCAGGTATTAGCAACTGGCATACCTATATTCAGCTAAGAAGACTTCGTTCAGCTAAAGAATTGATGAATCTGAAGCAAATGATCTTGCTACCCGGAGGAAAATCGTAGAAAACGAACTAATTTAGGTCCGTCCTGGCACGAAACTGAGCATTCTGTCGATAAACAGCGGGAGAAGAACTGACCTAGAAAGCTCCGTGGCAGGCAGGGAGCCGCAATCTGCCTCTGGGGCCGAAAGCAAGCTCGCCTTATGAGAGCTGATCGGAAAGCTCAAACCTTCAGCAATCGCCGGCCGGTGTCTTCCCGTTACCCGTCGGACGTTCGTCGGGTTCGGAGAAGCAGAGACTACGTAGATTCAAGTTAATCATTTTAGCTTTTATTACACCTTTTTACATAACAATTGCAATATTAAGTAGAAGCCCTTTACTCTATTTATTATTGCCCCCAAATTTTGCGTTCTAGTCCAAAATAC
The sequence above is drawn from the Punica granatum isolate Tunisia-2019 chromosome 5, ASM765513v2, whole genome shotgun sequence genome and encodes:
- the LOC116207800 gene encoding uncharacterized protein LOC116207800; translation: MSRPWVLVFLLLLIVFTSQFEWKQQFGNEVEQGPNASQKEQHVSKREEAVKEKIILSQEKNIQKLNELVRTLHEQLLQCRGETEGNGSSTPLTEILTELERHHVLED